The Rhodocytophaga rosea genome has a segment encoding these proteins:
- a CDS encoding aldo/keto reductase, whose protein sequence is MNYRLLGKSGLRVSELCLGTMTFGEEWGWGANKEESRKIFDAFAEAGGNFLDTANFYTKGTSEKMVGEFIQADRERFVVATKYTLYNKHGDVNASGNHRKNLVQSIEASLKRLNVDFIDLMYLHMWDSTTPVEEVMRGLDDLVRAGKILYIAISDAPAWIVSQANTLADLRGWTQFIGLQIEYSLIQRTPERDLLPMAKAFNIGVTAWAPLAGGALSGKYLDANDDPKRLKENSSRLNERNTAIARVVKEMADDMGWSPSQVAINWVRQQAGGIIPIVGARNEKQIKDSLGALKFTLSEERLNKLNEVSKIELGFPHDFLLSDGVKENAYGGMYDRIIR, encoded by the coding sequence ATGAATTACAGATTGCTTGGAAAAAGCGGACTTCGGGTATCAGAATTATGCCTGGGTACTATGACATTTGGAGAAGAATGGGGATGGGGGGCCAACAAAGAAGAAAGCCGTAAAATTTTTGATGCCTTTGCAGAAGCAGGTGGTAATTTCCTGGATACGGCTAATTTTTACACCAAAGGAACCAGTGAAAAAATGGTAGGTGAATTTATACAGGCCGACCGTGAACGCTTTGTGGTAGCTACCAAATATACCTTATACAATAAACACGGCGATGTAAATGCCAGTGGAAACCATCGGAAAAACCTGGTGCAATCTATTGAAGCAAGTTTGAAGCGGTTGAATGTAGACTTTATTGACCTGATGTATCTGCATATGTGGGATTCTACCACACCGGTTGAAGAAGTGATGCGTGGCCTCGATGACCTGGTACGTGCTGGAAAAATTCTCTACATTGCTATTTCTGATGCACCAGCCTGGATTGTTTCGCAAGCCAATACTCTGGCTGATTTAAGAGGGTGGACACAGTTTATCGGCTTGCAGATTGAATATAGCCTCATTCAACGTACCCCGGAAAGAGATCTGCTTCCGATGGCAAAAGCATTTAATATTGGTGTAACCGCATGGGCACCTTTGGCAGGTGGTGCACTTTCAGGAAAATACCTGGATGCAAACGATGATCCCAAGCGCCTGAAAGAAAACAGTTCCCGGCTCAATGAGCGAAATACGGCTATTGCCAGGGTAGTGAAAGAAATGGCCGATGATATGGGCTGGAGTCCAAGCCAGGTGGCAATTAACTGGGTGAGGCAGCAAGCCGGAGGCATTATTCCTATAGTAGGTGCCCGGAATGAAAAACAAATCAAAGATAGCCTGGGTGCGCTCAAATTCACTTTATCCGAAGAGAGATTGAATAAGCTCAATGAAGTAAGCAAAATCGAACTGGGTTTTCCACATGATTTTCTGCTAAGCGATGGTGTAAAAGAAAACGCCTATGGCGGTATGTACGACCGGATTATCAGATAG
- a CDS encoding glycoside hydrolase family 43 protein: protein MSMLNKKIPIILLINLLIWTGCNRKSVSPSQSGTGIPVPAGMFANPIMDGADPWVFKKDGLYYFCQSRAGGIYVAKSQSMTKPGTFSQVWKAPASGWNRTNIWAPELHYLNGKWYIYYAAGEAGPPFIHQKSGVLESVTSDAMGAYTDKGMLYTGDDITVSGSARWAIDLTPFYLNGQLYAVWSGWEQNASTDRTPQHLYIATMSNPWTINSNRIKISSPEQPWEKGTELDLNEGPELLKNQNKAFIIYSCRESWLPAYQLAQLTLSDTLLNPMEKTNWMKKGPVFTGTSQVYGVGHVSFTTSPDNTENWMYYHSKKSTTPGWERDIRLQKFTFNTDGSPDFVTPIPVNTPIHLPSGEK from the coding sequence ATGTCTATGCTGAATAAGAAAATACCTATTATCCTGCTGATTAATCTGCTCATCTGGACAGGTTGTAATAGAAAATCAGTAAGCCCTTCCCAATCTGGTACCGGCATTCCTGTTCCAGCTGGCATGTTTGCGAATCCGATTATGGATGGGGCTGATCCCTGGGTCTTTAAGAAAGATGGCCTATATTATTTCTGTCAGTCACGGGCCGGAGGTATTTATGTGGCCAAATCGCAATCTATGACCAAGCCTGGTACTTTCTCGCAGGTATGGAAAGCACCTGCTTCCGGATGGAACCGGACAAATATATGGGCACCCGAACTGCATTACCTGAATGGCAAATGGTACATTTATTATGCAGCTGGCGAAGCTGGCCCACCTTTTATTCATCAGAAATCAGGTGTCCTGGAATCTGTTACAAGTGATGCGATGGGAGCTTATACCGATAAAGGAATGCTGTATACCGGCGACGATATTACTGTTTCTGGTTCGGCCCGGTGGGCAATTGACCTCACGCCTTTTTATCTGAATGGACAGTTGTATGCTGTATGGTCCGGCTGGGAACAGAACGCCTCCACCGACCGCACACCACAGCATTTATACATTGCAACTATGAGCAATCCCTGGACGATTAACTCAAACCGTATAAAGATTTCATCACCTGAACAACCCTGGGAAAAAGGCACGGAACTCGATTTGAATGAAGGTCCGGAATTGTTAAAAAATCAGAACAAAGCATTTATTATTTATTCCTGCCGGGAATCCTGGCTGCCTGCCTATCAGCTTGCCCAGTTAACGCTTTCAGATACCCTGCTCAATCCAATGGAAAAAACCAACTGGATGAAGAAAGGGCCTGTTTTTACCGGTACTAGCCAGGTGTATGGCGTCGGGCATGTGAGCTTTACTACCTCTCCCGACAATACAGAAAACTGGATGTATTACCATTCTAAAAAGTCGACAACGCCTGGCTGGGAACGGGATATACGCTTACAGAAATTCACCTTCAATACAGATGGCTCACCAGATTTTGTTACCCCTATTCCAGTAAATACACCTATTCATTTGCCCTCCGGAGAAAAATAG
- a CDS encoding family 43 glycosylhydrolase, translated as MHKLLVILFVIGFTCQSCKQSSQTEQTSTSQSTTNSTATPAETNTISYTNPVLPGDYADPSITKVGDTYWATATSSEWAPLFPLLKSKDLVHWETVGHVFPEGMPNWTDAHFWAPEISYENGKVYIYYTANKKGGNLCVGVASATNPEGPYTDHGPLVCQEAGSIDGFPIRDENGQLYLIWKEDGNSVKKPTPLWGQRMNEERTKLTGEKFELFRNDATWEGNLVEGPSVIKRGDYFYMFYAGAGCCGRGCTYATGVARSKSITGPWEKYTKNPILVKNDTWQCPGHGTVFTDASGRYFFLYHAYNTESFVYAGRQGLLEEFTWNAEGWPVFSDNSPDTQVNLTSAQPVDSLNVKEEFTSTTLAQSWQWPVGKQPEFTINTAQNGIISLKANTKDIGSVLAQRTKTADYTATTTLDLSSVKAGTSAGLSVIGDPENALGISADNGKIMVWEVKGGKTRTVADSKVPSSPKLYFQVSANAGDKFVFSWSADGSTWNALNKDQPLDGSFLPPWDRALRVGMVAKGNPVNSVNFDSFQLTNTPQNLKTN; from the coding sequence ATGCATAAATTATTGGTAATACTTTTTGTCATCGGTTTTACTTGCCAATCCTGCAAACAATCTTCACAAACCGAACAAACCAGTACTTCACAAAGTACAACCAATAGCACTGCTACTCCAGCAGAAACTAATACTATTTCTTATACTAATCCTGTTCTGCCCGGAGATTATGCTGATCCATCTATAACAAAGGTGGGAGATACGTATTGGGCTACTGCTACTTCTTCGGAATGGGCGCCATTATTTCCCTTATTGAAGTCAAAAGATCTGGTACACTGGGAAACAGTTGGGCATGTTTTCCCGGAAGGAATGCCTAACTGGACAGATGCTCACTTCTGGGCACCTGAAATTTCATACGAAAATGGCAAAGTATACATTTATTATACGGCTAATAAAAAAGGAGGAAATCTATGTGTAGGTGTGGCCAGTGCTACCAATCCGGAAGGCCCTTATACGGATCATGGGCCACTTGTATGCCAGGAAGCAGGCTCTATTGATGGATTTCCTATTCGTGACGAGAACGGGCAATTATACTTAATATGGAAAGAGGATGGTAACAGCGTAAAGAAGCCTACACCGCTCTGGGGACAACGTATGAATGAAGAACGCACCAAGCTGACTGGCGAAAAATTTGAGTTGTTCCGCAATGATGCCACCTGGGAAGGCAATCTGGTAGAAGGGCCTTCGGTGATTAAAAGAGGCGATTATTTTTATATGTTTTACGCTGGTGCCGGTTGCTGTGGCCGGGGTTGTACTTATGCTACAGGTGTAGCCCGTTCCAAAAGTATTACTGGTCCCTGGGAAAAATATACCAAAAACCCTATTCTGGTGAAAAACGATACCTGGCAATGCCCAGGACATGGCACTGTATTTACAGATGCTTCCGGACGCTATTTCTTCCTGTATCATGCGTATAACACCGAAAGTTTTGTATATGCCGGAAGACAAGGTTTGCTGGAAGAATTTACCTGGAATGCAGAAGGATGGCCGGTTTTCTCAGATAATAGCCCGGATACTCAGGTGAACCTGACTTCAGCCCAGCCAGTAGATAGCCTGAATGTAAAAGAAGAGTTTACTTCAACCACCTTGGCACAATCATGGCAATGGCCGGTTGGAAAACAGCCTGAATTTACAATCAATACCGCCCAGAACGGAATAATCAGTTTAAAGGCAAATACAAAGGATATTGGTTCTGTATTGGCACAACGCACCAAAACAGCCGATTATACCGCTACTACCACGCTTGACTTAAGCAGCGTAAAAGCCGGTACCAGTGCAGGCTTATCGGTAATAGGCGACCCGGAAAATGCCCTGGGAATTTCTGCAGACAATGGCAAAATAATGGTCTGGGAAGTAAAAGGAGGTAAAACCCGTACAGTAGCCGATTCCAAAGTGCCTTCTTCGCCTAAATTATATTTTCAGGTGTCAGCCAATGCCGGAGATAAATTTGTATTTTCCTGGAGTGCTGATGGATCAACCTGGAATGCCTTGAATAAAGATCAACCTCTGGACGGAAGTTTCCTTCCTCCCTGGGACCGTGCTTTACGAGTGGGAATGGTTGCCAAAGGAAATCCAGTAAATAGTGTAAATTTCGATTCATTTCAACTGACAAATACGCCACAAAACCTTAAAACCAATTAA
- a CDS encoding LytR/AlgR family response regulator transcription factor, with product MKALIIDDERLARNELKRLLEAYPKINVVGEAVNAEDALDKIEQLSPDLLFLDIQMPGKNGFELLSSIEGNVPDVIFTTAYDEYALKAFEFNALDYLLKPIDTHRLAEAIHKVEDYQKTETERKENVKMLTEQDQVFVKDGEKCWFVKLSRIRLFESMGNYVRLHFDDQKPLILKSLNALDERLDPHTFFRANRKHIINLQWIEKIEPWFSGGLQVTLKGGDKIEISRRQAIRFKELLSL from the coding sequence AGATGATGAAAGACTGGCCAGAAACGAATTAAAACGTTTGCTGGAAGCGTATCCTAAAATAAATGTCGTGGGAGAGGCCGTAAATGCAGAAGATGCCCTAGACAAAATTGAGCAACTTAGTCCGGATCTTCTGTTCCTGGATATACAAATGCCTGGTAAAAACGGGTTTGAACTTCTATCATCCATTGAAGGCAATGTACCGGATGTTATTTTTACAACAGCTTACGATGAATATGCATTAAAAGCGTTTGAATTTAATGCCCTCGATTATCTGCTTAAACCCATTGATACACACCGGCTGGCAGAGGCCATTCATAAGGTAGAAGATTACCAGAAAACGGAAACTGAGCGCAAGGAAAATGTAAAAATGCTCACCGAACAAGATCAGGTTTTTGTAAAAGACGGAGAAAAATGCTGGTTCGTTAAATTAAGCCGCATCCGCCTGTTCGAATCTATGGGCAACTATGTTCGCCTGCACTTCGACGACCAGAAACCCCTCATCCTTAAGTCGCTCAATGCTTTAGATGAACGCCTCGATCCTCATACTTTTTTCCGTGCCAACCGCAAGCATATTATCAATTTGCAATGGATTGAAAAAATAGAACCCTGGTTCAGCGGCGGATTGCAGGTAACCTTAAAAGGGGGTGACAAAATTGAAATATCCCGCAGGCAAGCTATCCGGTTTAAAGAATTGCTTAGTTTGTAG
- a CDS encoding endo-1,4-beta-xylanase produces the protein MKRISIYLFIGLYLLLANNLYAQRTIWTKEQANTWYKNQPWLVGSNYIPYNAINQLEMWQAETFDPQTIDKELGWAEQLGFNTLRVYLHDKVWQQDPDGFKGRIDQFLTICTKHNIRPMFVLFDSCWDPMPKLGKQREPRPGVHNSGWMQNPGAEILQDKSKYPMLEEYVKDVVEHFATDKRVLAWDVWNEPDNMNDARFKEEPANKIDLVTALLPRVFEWARSVNPSQPLTSGIWKGDWSNHEKLQPFEKIQIENSDVISFHNYDSPQDFEKRVKWLQAYGKPLLCTEYMARGNNSTFQGTLPLAKKYNVAAYNWGFVAGKTNTIYPWDSWKKVYNSEPQVWFHDIFRPNGKPYSENEVRLIRQLTARKKQKEPAAVN, from the coding sequence ATGAAGCGCATCTCAATTTATCTGTTTATCGGCTTATACTTGTTGCTGGCAAATAACCTGTACGCCCAGCGAACCATCTGGACTAAGGAGCAAGCCAACACCTGGTATAAAAATCAACCCTGGCTTGTAGGTAGCAACTACATCCCCTATAATGCCATTAACCAACTGGAGATGTGGCAGGCCGAAACTTTCGATCCGCAAACGATAGACAAAGAGTTAGGATGGGCCGAACAACTAGGTTTTAACACCCTGCGGGTATACCTCCATGACAAAGTATGGCAGCAAGACCCGGATGGCTTTAAAGGACGTATTGACCAGTTTTTGACTATATGTACCAAACATAATATCCGGCCTATGTTTGTGCTGTTTGATTCTTGCTGGGATCCTATGCCCAAACTGGGTAAACAACGTGAACCCCGGCCAGGCGTACATAATTCCGGGTGGATGCAAAATCCTGGCGCTGAAATTCTTCAGGATAAAAGCAAATATCCCATGCTGGAAGAATATGTAAAAGATGTGGTGGAGCATTTTGCTACGGATAAACGGGTACTTGCCTGGGATGTATGGAACGAACCGGATAATATGAATGATGCCAGATTTAAAGAAGAGCCTGCTAATAAGATAGATCTGGTAACAGCCTTACTTCCCCGGGTATTTGAATGGGCCAGGTCTGTAAACCCTTCCCAGCCCCTCACCAGCGGCATTTGGAAGGGAGATTGGTCAAACCATGAAAAACTCCAGCCTTTTGAAAAAATTCAGATTGAAAATTCTGACGTGATCTCATTTCATAACTATGATAGTCCGCAGGATTTTGAGAAAAGGGTAAAATGGCTGCAAGCCTACGGAAAACCCCTGCTCTGCACCGAATATATGGCCAGAGGAAATAACAGTACTTTCCAGGGCACTTTGCCTTTAGCCAAGAAATACAATGTAGCTGCTTATAACTGGGGATTTGTAGCCGGAAAAACCAATACCATCTATCCCTGGGATTCCTGGAAAAAAGTGTATAATTCAGAACCGCAAGTGTGGTTTCATGATATTTTCCGTCCTAATGGAAAACCCTATAGTGAAAATGAAGTGCGGCTTATCCGTCAGCTAACAGCCAGAAAAAAACAGAAAGAACCTGCAGCCGTTAACTAA
- a CDS encoding DUF6807 domain-containing protein produces the protein MIQYFKKICFTGILFGILILYNSSSPYKKLYILSVTAGDHNRKSALVSFPVPPELLNKQLYLRDEKGNKIAMQVNQYEEGFFFMNAIRAGDVDEYYIETGKYKGEEVEVKEEKKQIQFTVHGKPVISYHIEGELPRKDIDSVYLRGGYIHPVFTPSGKMVSDDYPPNHIHHHGIWASWTKTEFMGRKPDFWNVKDGTGKVEAVGLQESFQGPVYSGFSAKHTYIDLTSGKPVKALDEVWEVKVYNYPNATFHVFDLEVTQNCATDQPLILPTYHYGGVGFRGNRQWDGEQNTTFLTSEGKGRKEGHATKARWCHIGGKVDGSMAGITIMDHPQNFRSPQAMRIHPTEPFFCYAPSQDGNWQINPGEFYTANYRFVVYDGEPDANTLEQLWQDFAYPPGVRLISKR, from the coding sequence ATGATTCAGTACTTTAAAAAGATTTGTTTTACAGGTATTTTATTTGGCATACTCATTTTGTATAACAGTTCTTCTCCTTATAAAAAATTGTATATTCTTTCTGTAACCGCTGGAGACCATAACCGGAAGTCTGCACTGGTTTCTTTTCCGGTTCCGCCTGAATTACTGAATAAGCAGTTGTATCTCCGCGACGAAAAAGGCAATAAAATCGCCATGCAGGTAAATCAATATGAGGAAGGATTTTTTTTTATGAATGCCATAAGGGCCGGAGATGTAGATGAGTATTATATAGAAACAGGAAAATATAAGGGCGAAGAAGTAGAAGTGAAGGAAGAGAAAAAGCAAATCCAGTTTACAGTTCATGGGAAACCGGTGATTTCTTACCATATAGAAGGTGAACTGCCCAGAAAAGATATAGACTCGGTATATTTGAGGGGAGGCTATATCCATCCGGTATTTACACCTTCCGGTAAAATGGTAAGCGACGATTACCCACCCAATCATATTCACCATCACGGCATATGGGCTTCCTGGACAAAAACCGAATTTATGGGCCGCAAACCTGATTTCTGGAATGTAAAAGATGGTACCGGAAAGGTAGAAGCGGTAGGATTACAAGAAAGTTTTCAAGGTCCGGTATATAGTGGATTTAGTGCCAAACATACGTATATTGATCTAACATCCGGAAAACCAGTGAAAGCGCTGGATGAAGTATGGGAAGTGAAAGTGTATAATTATCCGAATGCTACCTTTCATGTATTCGACCTGGAAGTTACCCAGAATTGTGCCACTGACCAGCCTCTTATTTTACCTACGTATCATTATGGTGGGGTAGGTTTCCGGGGCAATCGCCAATGGGATGGCGAGCAGAATACTACTTTCCTGACTTCTGAAGGTAAAGGCCGTAAAGAAGGGCATGCCACTAAAGCCAGGTGGTGCCATATTGGGGGCAAAGTAGATGGCAGTATGGCCGGTATTACCATTATGGATCATCCGCAGAATTTCCGTTCGCCTCAAGCCATGCGTATTCATCCGACTGAGCCGTTTTTCTGCTATGCGCCTTCCCAGGATGGGAACTGGCAGATCAATCCCGGTGAATTCTATACGGCTAATTACCGCTTTGTGGTATATGATGGCGAACCTGATGCAAATACGCTGGAGCAACTATGGCAGGATTTTGCGTATCCTCCGGGAGTAAGGCTTATTTCAAAACGGTAG
- a CDS encoding sigma-70 family RNA polymerase sigma factor, with product MFDHTIIQEIKNGNESKLTSIYRAYRDEFISWAVRNYQCPEETAKDIYQVIIVIFYENIMSGKLVSLQSSVKTYLFAIGKNKLFEYQASLRKQQSFQDAFVKEPVEETFAEEKEQVYAMLEKAMNELGEPCKTLLIYSYYKNYSTEEIASALNYKSTDSAKTQKYKCLVRLKKIVQK from the coding sequence ATGTTCGACCATACCATTATTCAAGAAATTAAGAATGGCAATGAGAGTAAATTAACAAGTATCTATAGGGCTTACAGAGATGAATTCATCAGCTGGGCAGTACGGAACTATCAGTGTCCGGAGGAAACAGCGAAAGACATATATCAGGTAATCATAGTAATATTCTACGAAAACATTATGTCGGGAAAGCTGGTTAGCTTACAAAGTTCAGTAAAAACATATTTGTTTGCCATCGGAAAGAATAAGCTGTTTGAATACCAGGCTTCTTTACGTAAGCAGCAGAGTTTTCAGGATGCATTTGTAAAAGAACCAGTAGAGGAAACATTTGCAGAAGAAAAAGAGCAGGTATATGCGATGCTGGAAAAAGCCATGAATGAGCTGGGCGAGCCTTGCAAGACCTTGTTGATCTATTCGTATTACAAAAATTACAGCACAGAAGAAATTGCCTCAGCGTTGAATTATAAAAGCACCGATTCTGCTAAAACTCAAAAGTACAAATGCCTGGTGCGGTTGAAGAAAATAGTGCAAAAATAA
- a CDS encoding aldose epimerase family protein, with protein MKNKIPYFLAGIFFLSLAAGCSQKSENTTASQEDTTQTTTATQPETQMNLQKVSFGKLSDGREVQLYTLTNKNGMTVKITNYGAIVTSIVTPDKTGKMGDVVLGFDSLKPYTGEHPYFGAVVGRYGNRIAKGKFTLDGKTYTLATNNGENHLHGGIMGFGKVLWDAQEAGTADEPGVKLTYVSKDGEEGYPGTLTSTVTYTLTNDNELKIAYTAQTDKATPLNLTNHSYFNLAAGQAQDALNHVVTLNADRYTVIDKGFIPTGELRPVKGTPMDFTQPHPIGERIAQVEGGYDHNYVLNKPSEKEMSLAATVYEPGSGRYMEVFTTQPGVQFYSGNFLDGKLTGKNGAVYKKHYGFCLETQHFPDSPNQSKFPSSILKPGETYNEATTYKFSVKQQQ; from the coding sequence ATGAAAAACAAAATCCCTTATTTTTTAGCAGGCATATTTTTCTTATCCCTGGCAGCCGGTTGTTCTCAGAAATCAGAAAATACTACTGCCAGCCAAGAAGATACTACGCAGACTACAACAGCCACCCAACCGGAAACACAAATGAATTTACAAAAAGTATCGTTCGGAAAACTCAGTGATGGACGTGAAGTTCAGCTTTATACCCTCACCAATAAAAACGGAATGACCGTGAAGATTACCAATTATGGGGCTATCGTTACTTCCATTGTTACCCCTGACAAAACCGGCAAAATGGGCGATGTAGTATTAGGCTTTGATAGTTTAAAACCATATACTGGGGAACATCCTTACTTTGGAGCTGTAGTAGGCCGGTATGGGAATAGAATTGCCAAAGGTAAGTTTACTTTGGATGGAAAAACCTATACCCTGGCTACCAACAATGGTGAAAACCATCTGCATGGCGGTATTATGGGCTTTGGCAAAGTACTGTGGGATGCGCAGGAAGCCGGCACGGCAGATGAACCCGGTGTAAAGCTGACTTATGTAAGCAAAGATGGTGAAGAAGGATATCCGGGAACACTCACCAGTACCGTTACCTATACCTTAACCAACGACAATGAGCTTAAAATCGCCTACACTGCCCAGACAGACAAAGCTACGCCTCTCAACTTAACTAATCATAGTTATTTTAATCTGGCTGCCGGGCAAGCACAAGATGCCTTAAATCACGTTGTTACGCTCAACGCGGACAGATACACCGTAATCGATAAAGGATTTATACCTACCGGAGAGTTAAGACCTGTAAAAGGAACGCCTATGGATTTTACCCAGCCTCATCCTATTGGAGAGCGGATTGCCCAGGTAGAGGGTGGCTATGATCATAATTATGTATTGAACAAACCATCTGAAAAAGAAATGTCTCTGGCTGCTACCGTGTATGAACCAGGGTCAGGCCGCTATATGGAAGTATTCACGACTCAGCCTGGGGTGCAATTCTATTCAGGTAATTTTCTGGATGGCAAGCTTACTGGTAAAAACGGAGCGGTGTATAAAAAACATTATGGCTTTTGCCTGGAAACCCAGCATTTCCCGGACTCACCAAATCAATCTAAATTTCCTAGTTCAATATTGAAACCAGGAGAAACATATAATGAAGCTACTACTTATAAGTTTTCGGTGAAACAGCAGCAGTAA
- a CDS encoding tetratricopeptide repeat protein, whose translation MLENISLAELIDNYLSGRLNQEEKSAFEQRLSAETALAEQVALQRKITTGLQTAGRLNMLALLKEEDAKMPAYQPEEEATTATEAKTISFNPTSKQMYYWAAAAVLLLMVPVFMLLRANESGEKLADSYFHAHENQWVSTDGDSSLSAQAMEHYEEGKYAMALNIFEKMLGNNTAEAEVQFYKGNSYLALKKTQEAIQSFEAVLTMPANKYTEEAEWYLALSYVQADDEKQAKKILKGIMDNENHPYHKEAQDLMKKL comes from the coding sequence ATGTTAGAAAATATATCACTTGCTGAACTCATAGATAATTATTTGAGTGGCAGGCTTAACCAGGAAGAAAAATCAGCCTTTGAACAAAGGCTCTCTGCTGAAACTGCACTTGCCGAACAGGTAGCTCTTCAACGGAAAATTACAACAGGCTTACAAACGGCTGGCAGATTGAACATGCTGGCATTATTGAAAGAGGAGGATGCTAAAATGCCTGCCTACCAGCCTGAAGAGGAAGCTACAACTGCTACTGAAGCTAAAACTATATCCTTTAATCCAACCAGCAAGCAAATGTATTACTGGGCAGCAGCAGCGGTTTTACTTCTAATGGTACCTGTGTTTATGCTGTTAAGAGCTAATGAGTCCGGCGAAAAATTAGCAGACTCCTACTTCCATGCGCATGAAAATCAATGGGTATCTACCGACGGTGACAGTTCTTTATCAGCACAGGCAATGGAACATTATGAGGAAGGTAAATATGCAATGGCGCTAAATATCTTTGAAAAAATGTTGGGTAATAATACGGCAGAAGCAGAGGTTCAGTTCTATAAAGGCAATTCATACCTTGCGCTTAAGAAGACTCAGGAAGCCATTCAATCTTTTGAAGCGGTATTAACTATGCCTGCTAATAAATACACGGAAGAAGCAGAATGGTATCTGGCATTGAGTTATGTACAGGCGGATGATGAGAAACAAGCTAAAAAGATTTTGAAAGGCATCATGGACAATGAAAACCATCCGTACCACAAAGAAGCGCAAGATTTGATGAAGAAATTATAA